One window of the Archangium primigenium genome contains the following:
- a CDS encoding AHH domain-containing protein: MSATELDAALAELVLGIPLQVVAPTPRLSVRRVLARTASSLTGESWRTPLARSYGLHCERSGTPGDCLGLFEDGPGLDGGDKRDLALALSVGTALESLDAEVRATFSATRLSLVVGITLAGYLALLVAPEPISKGVASALALLMWGYLGWEFLDLIQAYLQLWEESAEASTFEELRTAGDRFGRVIGPNSMRILLLLGTAAIGETAALVSKAPTLPGFGTAAARLESQTGISDVLVAIQEADTVQIAVAEGTFSAVLPANAMAMVLRGSSSSPRLQVHHIATVENETSTARGGPWTPAFRKMFDKAGMSMDDPANKVKLSGHYGPHPRRYHEIVFKLLEEKTYKCASQQACALALRQGLRELAEEISTQGSRLYDLLTRGARP, from the coding sequence GTGAGCGCGACGGAACTCGACGCGGCTCTGGCCGAGCTGGTCCTCGGCATTCCGCTTCAGGTCGTCGCGCCGACGCCTCGTCTTTCCGTTCGCCGGGTGCTGGCGCGGACGGCCTCATCGCTCACGGGCGAGTCGTGGCGGACTCCGCTGGCGAGGTCCTACGGGCTCCACTGCGAGCGAAGCGGCACGCCTGGCGATTGCCTGGGGTTGTTCGAGGACGGGCCGGGCCTGGATGGCGGGGACAAGCGAGACCTCGCCCTGGCGCTCTCCGTGGGGACGGCGTTGGAGTCCCTGGACGCGGAGGTGCGTGCCACGTTCTCCGCGACACGGCTCTCCCTGGTGGTGGGCATCACCCTCGCGGGTTACCTGGCGTTGCTCGTGGCCCCGGAGCCTATCTCCAAGGGCGTGGCCTCCGCGCTCGCCCTGCTCATGTGGGGCTATCTGGGTTGGGAGTTCCTCGACCTGATCCAGGCGTACCTCCAGCTCTGGGAAGAGTCGGCGGAGGCGAGCACCTTCGAGGAGTTGCGCACGGCGGGAGACCGGTTCGGACGGGTCATCGGGCCCAACAGCATGCGCATCCTCCTGCTGTTGGGCACGGCGGCGATCGGGGAGACCGCGGCCCTCGTCTCCAAGGCTCCGACGTTGCCGGGCTTCGGCACTGCCGCGGCGAGGCTCGAGTCCCAGACGGGCATCTCGGATGTCCTCGTGGCCATTCAAGAGGCCGACACGGTCCAGATCGCGGTCGCCGAGGGCACCTTCAGCGCTGTACTGCCAGCGAACGCCATGGCCATGGTGTTGCGTGGTTCATCTTCGTCGCCGAGGCTCCAGGTGCACCACATCGCCACCGTGGAGAACGAGACGTCCACCGCGCGAGGCGGGCCATGGACTCCGGCGTTCAGGAAGATGTTCGACAAGGCGGGCATGTCGATGGATGACCCCGCCAACAAGGTCAAGCTCTCTGGGCATTACGGACCTCACCCCAGGAGGTATCACGAAATCGTCTTCAAGCTCTTGGAGGAGAAGACATACAAATGCGCAAGCCAGCAGGCGTGCGCTTTGGCCTTGAGGCAAGGCCTGCGCGAGCTGGCCGAGGAGATCTCCACCCAAGGGAGCAGGCTCTACGACTTGTTGACCCGTGGGGCTCGTCCATAG